The following are encoded together in the Macadamia integrifolia cultivar HAES 741 chromosome 10, SCU_Mint_v3, whole genome shotgun sequence genome:
- the LOC122091302 gene encoding uncharacterized protein LOC122091302, with protein MASSSFLSLSDPRLLISPTVSGAGKSENPQKKLKFVFGGRPSWNFTCNRSLSSSSPLSSSPFQVLQKSVPLAASVAILLWSNPANAGFLSGFPGIESVPGPELPQIDFLNRFNEENQKKYAEFDARFKSSPLLEKLLEKSKLNKEKNKLEIQDKYCLRGAEWGVGDCSTEGMTQEEKDNFIAMLKEKTGAK; from the exons ATGGCTTCGTCGTCATTTTTGTCTCTCAGCGACCCTCGACTCCTCATTTCCCCCACTGTTTCAGGCGCTGGAAAATCCGAAAACCCTCAAAAGAAGTTAAAATTTGTGTTTGGTGGGAGACCCTCTTGGAATTTTACCTGCAATcgctctctttcttcttcttctcctttgtctTCCTCACCATTTCAAGTTCTTCAGAAATCTGTTCCATTGGCTGCTTCAGTTGCGATTCTTCTCTGGTCAAACCCAG CAAATGCCGGATTTCTGTCGGGGTTCCCTGGGATAGAATCAGTCCCTGGTCCTGAACTACCTCAGATTGATTTCCTCAATCGATTTAATG aagaaaatcagaagaaaTATGCAGAATTTGATGCAAGATTCAAGTCATCCCCACTCCTTGAGAAGCTATTGGAGAAATCCAAGTTGAATAAAGAGAA GAATAAGCTAGAGATCCAAGACAAGTATTGCTTGCGTGGTGCAGAGTGGGGAGTGGGAGATTGCTCCACAGAGGGTATGACACAGGAGGAGAAAGATAACTTCATTGCTATGTTGAAGGAGAAAACTGGAGCCAAATGA